Proteins co-encoded in one Myripristis murdjan chromosome 4, fMyrMur1.1, whole genome shotgun sequence genomic window:
- the LOC115357390 gene encoding gastrula zinc finger protein XlCGF57.1-like, whose translation MSELCELRSQVMQRQTAAAEETLALLEETLAEYQLKNSRLKLKVERQQRLLDAILLPEVRLHRASCSKTKTRGKSTFPCSLCGKGLAQKADLKRHMRIHTGEKPFPCSLCGTAFAHKGNLKTHMRIHTGEKPFPCSLCGTAFTQKGDLKRHMIIHTGEKPFICSVCGRGFTHKGNLNKHMVIHVGEKPFVCSLCGKRYTEKGSLIKHMSIHTGEKPFPCSLCGTAFARKGNLKTHMRIHTGEKPFPCSLCGTAFARKETFKIHMRIHTREKPFPCSLCDTAFTQRGTLKQHMRIHTGEKPFNCSLCGKGFAQKADLKRHMRIHTGEKPFPCSLCGTAFTQKPHLQSHMRIHTGEKPFICSVCGRGFTRKGNLSNHIVIHAGEKPFVCSLCGKRYTEKGSLNKHMRNHTGKNL comes from the exons ATGTCTGAACTCTGCGAGCTGAGATCGCAGGTGATGCAGCGACAAACTGCAGCCGccgaggagacgctggctctgctggaggagacgctggccgaGTACCAGCTGAAAAACTCTCGCCTGaaactgaaggtggagaggcagcagaggctcctggacgccatcTTGCTGCCGGAGGTGCGACTGCACAGAG cttcctgctccaagaCCAAGACCAGAGGAAAGAGTACATtcccctgctccctctgtggtaaagggttggCACAGAAAGCAGACCTCAagagacacatgagaatccacactggagagaaaccgttcccctgctcactctgtggtacagcgtttgcaCACAAAGGAAACCTCAAgacacacatgagaatccacactggagagaaaccgttcccctgctcactctgtggtacagcgtttACACAGAAAGGAGACCTCAAGAGACACATGataatccacactggagagaaaccgttcatCTGCTCCGTCTGTGGGAGAGGTTTTACACATAAAGGAAACCTTAACAAACACATGGTAATCCACGTTGGGGAGAAACCATTtgtctgctccctctgtggtaaaCGGTATACTGAGAAAGGAAGCCTCATCAAACAC ATGAgtatccacactggagagaaaccgttcccctgctcactctgtggtacagcgtttgcCAGGAAAGGAAACCTCAAgacacacatgagaatccacactggagagaaaccgttcccctgctcactctgtggtacagcgtttgcCAGGAAAGAAACCTTCAagatacacatgagaatccacactcgagagaaaccgttcccctgctcactctgtgatACAGCGTTTACACAGAGAGGAACCCTCAAgcaacacatgagaatccacactggagagaaaccgttcaactgctccctctgtggtaaagggtttgcacaGAAAGCAGACCTCAagagacacatgagaatccacactggagagaaaccgttcccctgctcactctgtggtacagcgtttACACAGAAACCACACCTCCAAtcacacatgagaatccacactggagagaaaccgttcatCTGCTCCGTCTGTGGGAGAGGTTTTACACGTAAAGGAAACCTCAGCAACCACATAGTAATCCACGCTGGGGAGAAACCATTtgtctgctccctctgtggtaaaCGGTATACTGAGAAAGGAAGcctcaacaaacacatgagaaacCACACTGGAAAGAACCTGTAG